The following proteins are co-located in the Pedobacter frigiditerrae genome:
- a CDS encoding DUF3307 domain-containing protein, with product MEIALLKLLLAHILGDFFLQPNSWVEEKEKKKLKSVKFYLHVAIHIALIFIVFLSFSVWKIALVIGTLHGIIDALKLIFQNAKTKRIWFFVDQLLHIAVILTCWQYYYYATINLHFLQNTKFWLFLMGALFLTSPAAIFIRVIIAKWIPESTTSSLQDAGKFIGIIERLLIYLFVCTNHFEAVGFLLAAKSIFRFGDLKEAHDIKLTEYVLIGTLLSFGIALIVAMSVLNVNV from the coding sequence ATGGAAATTGCTTTACTGAAACTTTTACTAGCTCATATCTTGGGCGATTTCTTTTTGCAACCTAACTCTTGGGTTGAAGAAAAGGAAAAAAAGAAATTAAAATCAGTTAAGTTTTATTTGCATGTAGCCATTCATATTGCACTCATATTTATTGTTTTTTTATCTTTCAGTGTTTGGAAAATAGCTTTGGTTATTGGTACGCTACACGGAATTATTGATGCCTTAAAACTCATCTTTCAAAATGCAAAAACCAAACGAATTTGGTTTTTTGTAGACCAGCTATTACATATTGCAGTTATCTTAACTTGCTGGCAATATTATTACTACGCTACCATAAACCTTCATTTTTTACAAAATACTAAGTTTTGGTTGTTTCTAATGGGCGCACTCTTTCTCACATCTCCGGCGGCCATATTTATAAGGGTAATTATAGCTAAATGGATACCAGAGAGTACTACATCTTCGCTGCAAGACGCAGGCAAGTTTATTGGCATTATCGAGCGTTTGTTAATCTATTTGTTCGTTTGCACAAATCATTTTGAAGCTGTTGGCTTTTTATTGGCGGCAAAGTCAATTTTTAGGTTCGGGGATTTAAAAGAAGCTCACGATATTAAACTGACTGAATATGTTTTAATTGGAACTTTACTGAGTTTTGGAATTGCGCTAATTGTAGCAATGAGTGTGTTGAATGTTAATGTTTAA
- a CDS encoding S9 family peptidase, whose amino-acid sequence MKLTKLFIAITAVALISTGIAKAQRGGVNWTKDGSSYYQNVGGEIVTITLPKNERKTIISRQLLTPEKSASPIAVRSFQLNDAGTKALIYTNTKRVWRQDSRGDYWVADIANNTLKQIGKGKPASSLMFAKFSPDATKVAYVSEHNVYVEDLATGEIKALTTDGTSRMINGTFDWVYEEEFNCLDGFRWSPDGKSIAYWQIDATKIKNFLMINNTDSIYSFNVPVEYPKVGQNPSACKVGIVDIATAKTNWLAVPGDNIQHYIPRMDWIPNTNEVILQQLNREQNESKLFIANASTGAVTEIYKESDKAWIDAQDDFIWLNGNKEFVYQTEKDGYTHLYRISRDGKKETLITKGNYDVISVNLIDEKNNTVYFMASPTNATQKYLYKTKLDGKGKLEMVTPSILPGTHSYSISPNGLYARHSYNSSIVAPITEWMNFTTNNPLTMDGSITTQLSKQTPPKNKVEFFKVTTEDGVEMDGWMKKPDNFDPTKKYPVVFYVYGEPASQTAADVWGAGRNGLYVGDMAKDGYIYISMDNRGAPVPKGKEWRKAIYKNIGIINIRDQAMATKKLLATYSFMDKDRVAVHGWSGGGSSTLNLLFQYPEIYKTGIAVAAVANQLTYDNIYQERYMGTPFPTTEAYVKGSPITYAKNLVGNLLYIHGTGDDNVHYQNAEMLINELVKNKKVFQLMSYPNRTHGIYEGAGTSDHLALTYTKFLKENCPPGAR is encoded by the coding sequence ATGAAACTAACCAAATTATTTATTGCAATAACTGCAGTAGCTTTAATTAGCACCGGAATTGCAAAAGCACAAAGAGGTGGTGTTAACTGGACCAAAGATGGTAGCAGTTATTATCAAAATGTTGGTGGAGAAATCGTAACCATCACCCTTCCTAAAAATGAACGTAAAACGATTATTAGCAGACAATTATTAACTCCTGAAAAATCTGCAAGTCCAATTGCGGTAAGAAGTTTTCAATTAAATGATGCTGGGACAAAAGCATTGATTTACACCAATACCAAAAGAGTTTGGCGTCAAGATAGTCGCGGAGATTATTGGGTTGCGGATATCGCAAATAACACCTTAAAACAAATTGGAAAAGGCAAACCAGCTTCTTCACTGATGTTTGCCAAATTCTCTCCAGACGCAACAAAAGTCGCTTACGTGAGCGAACACAATGTTTACGTGGAAGATTTGGCCACTGGCGAAATTAAAGCCTTAACAACTGATGGGACTAGCAGAATGATTAATGGAACATTTGACTGGGTTTATGAAGAAGAATTTAACTGTTTAGATGGTTTTAGATGGAGCCCTGATGGAAAATCTATCGCCTACTGGCAAATTGACGCTACCAAAATCAAGAACTTTTTAATGATTAACAATACAGATTCTATTTATTCATTTAATGTTCCTGTAGAATATCCAAAAGTTGGTCAAAACCCATCTGCTTGTAAAGTTGGTATTGTTGACATCGCTACTGCAAAAACCAATTGGTTAGCAGTTCCTGGCGATAACATTCAACATTATATTCCACGTATGGATTGGATACCAAACACCAACGAAGTTATCTTACAACAATTAAATCGTGAGCAAAATGAAAGTAAATTGTTCATTGCCAATGCCTCAACAGGTGCAGTTACCGAAATTTATAAAGAAAGCGATAAAGCTTGGATAGATGCGCAAGATGATTTCATCTGGCTAAATGGAAATAAGGAGTTCGTTTATCAAACCGAAAAAGATGGTTATACACATTTATATCGCATTAGCAGAGACGGTAAAAAAGAAACATTAATTACAAAAGGAAATTACGATGTGATTAGCGTTAATTTAATAGACGAGAAGAATAATACTGTTTATTTTATGGCGTCGCCAACAAATGCTACTCAAAAATATTTGTACAAAACAAAGTTAGATGGCAAAGGGAAACTAGAAATGGTTACTCCTTCTATCCTGCCTGGTACGCATAGCTATTCAATTTCTCCAAACGGTTTATATGCTCGTCATAGCTACAATAGTTCTATTGTAGCACCAATAACAGAATGGATGAACTTTACAACTAATAATCCATTAACTATGGATGGTAGCATCACAACTCAACTTTCTAAACAGACACCACCAAAAAACAAAGTAGAATTCTTTAAAGTAACTACAGAAGATGGTGTTGAAATGGATGGCTGGATGAAAAAACCAGATAATTTTGACCCAACTAAAAAGTACCCAGTTGTATTTTATGTTTATGGCGAACCTGCTTCACAAACTGCTGCAGATGTTTGGGGTGCTGGCAGAAACGGCTTATACGTTGGTGATATGGCTAAAGATGGTTATATCTACATTTCTATGGATAATCGTGGCGCACCAGTTCCAAAAGGCAAAGAGTGGCGTAAAGCTATTTATAAAAATATTGGTATCATCAATATTCGCGACCAAGCAATGGCTACTAAAAAGTTATTGGCAACTTATTCTTTTATGGATAAAGACCGTGTTGCTGTTCACGGTTGGAGCGGCGGTGGTTCATCTACTTTAAATCTGTTGTTCCAATACCCAGAAATCTATAAAACTGGTATCGCTGTAGCTGCGGTTGCCAACCAATTAACTTACGATAACATTTATCAGGAGCGTTACATGGGCACACCTTTCCCTACAACAGAAGCTTACGTAAAAGGTTCTCCGATTACTTATGCAAAAAATCTGGTTGGAAACCTATTATATATTCACGGTACAGGAGATGATAATGTACATTACCAAAATGCAGAAATGTTGATTAACGAATTGGTTAAAAACAAAAAAGTGTTTCAATTAATGAGTTATCCAAATCGTACACACGGTATTTATGAAGGCGCTGGAACAAGCGATCATTTAGCTTTAACTTACACTAAATTCTTAAAAGAGAATTGCCCTCCAGGAGCAAGATAA
- a CDS encoding LTA synthase family protein, whose translation MAAYLAVIPILIFIGWYFTKKTTINFKWVSIYNKVLIALFGFFSIVNFNTYREWGIKVNYTALAPIIETPKEAIASSGSSPFMFSMFILAILVGSGFYLNFILIKKQINFVKTPAWIKTIVAILLLGFNFLLIRGGVDVAPNNQSMAYYSKYEVLNHASLNTEWNLISSILASKKTNKNPYLYFDNTTAQKEVAELYKVEKDTTISILKTQRPNVIIFILESFTADLTKTLGNEDGITPNFDSLLNKGVLFTNIYAAGSRTDKGLVGTLTGFPTLGTGSIVKWPEKMQKIPAISQKLFQNNYQTSFYYGGESEFDNYKAFLLSHNYQKLIDKNSFEKKDMNSKWGAFDGLVFNKQLQDINQEKQPFFSTILSLTNHEPFEVPGNYKFGSKDIINKFKSTAYYTDSCINDYLSKAKNTAWYKNTLFIFVADHGHVYPKNVADIFQPQRYHIPLLFYGDVIKDEFKGKKFDKIGSQQDISATLLAQLNIPHKDFIWSKNLLNPYTKQFAFFSWDNGLGFINDKQCVTFDNIGKNILYNSNAKDNLQTNKNLNSGKSYLQTVYQQFIKL comes from the coding sequence ATGGCTGCTTATTTAGCGGTTATTCCAATATTGATTTTTATAGGTTGGTATTTTACAAAAAAAACAACCATTAATTTTAAATGGGTTTCCATTTACAATAAAGTTTTAATAGCACTATTTGGTTTTTTTTCAATTGTTAATTTTAATACTTATCGCGAATGGGGAATTAAAGTAAATTACACTGCTTTAGCTCCTATTATAGAAACACCAAAAGAAGCCATAGCATCTAGCGGCTCCTCTCCTTTTATGTTTTCGATGTTTATTTTGGCCATATTGGTTGGGTCAGGTTTTTATCTCAATTTTATTCTAATCAAAAAACAAATCAACTTTGTTAAAACCCCAGCTTGGATAAAAACTATTGTTGCTATTTTATTATTGGGATTTAATTTCTTATTAATTAGGGGTGGTGTAGATGTAGCACCGAATAACCAAAGTATGGCTTATTATTCTAAATATGAGGTTTTAAATCACGCTTCACTTAACACAGAGTGGAATTTAATATCAAGCATATTAGCATCCAAAAAAACTAACAAAAATCCTTATTTATACTTTGATAATACCACTGCGCAAAAGGAAGTTGCAGAACTATACAAAGTTGAAAAGGATACAACAATATCGATTCTAAAAACTCAAAGACCTAATGTTATCATCTTTATTTTAGAAAGTTTCACTGCAGATTTAACCAAAACCTTGGGTAACGAGGATGGAATTACACCAAACTTTGATAGCTTGTTAAATAAAGGCGTTTTATTTACAAATATTTATGCAGCTGGAAGCAGAACTGATAAGGGTTTGGTTGGCACATTAACAGGTTTTCCAACTTTAGGTACAGGAAGTATTGTAAAATGGCCAGAAAAAATGCAAAAAATACCTGCCATTAGTCAAAAATTGTTTCAAAACAATTACCAAACGTCGTTTTATTATGGTGGAGAATCCGAATTTGATAACTACAAAGCATTCCTTTTAAGCCATAATTATCAAAAGTTAATCGACAAAAATAGCTTCGAGAAAAAAGACATGAACTCAAAATGGGGTGCATTTGATGGCTTGGTTTTTAACAAACAACTTCAAGATATCAATCAAGAAAAACAGCCTTTCTTTTCTACCATTTTATCCTTAACTAATCACGAACCATTTGAGGTTCCGGGTAATTATAAATTTGGAAGTAAAGATATTATCAATAAATTCAAAAGCACTGCTTACTATACAGATTCTTGTATAAATGATTACTTGTCAAAAGCTAAAAACACAGCTTGGTATAAAAATACATTATTCATTTTTGTGGCAGATCACGGACATGTTTATCCTAAAAATGTTGCCGATATTTTTCAACCTCAACGTTATCATATTCCTTTGTTGTTTTATGGAGATGTAATTAAAGATGAGTTTAAAGGCAAAAAATTTGATAAAATTGGCAGTCAACAAGATATCTCAGCAACACTTTTAGCGCAATTAAACATTCCACACAAAGATTTTATATGGAGTAAAAATCTTCTAAATCCATATACCAAACAGTTTGCATTCTTTAGTTGGGACAATGGTCTTGGCTTCATCAATGATAAACAATGTGTTACATTCGATAACATTGGCAAGAATATTTTGTACAATAGCAATGCAAAAGATAACTTGCAAACTAATAAAAATCTAAATTCAGGTAAATCTTACTTACAAACTGTATATCAACAATTTATAAAACTATAA
- a CDS encoding DUF4412 domain-containing protein: MFKSMKTGVLAAILISTAIYAHAQKKISEGSVTYTVEYAPTAEQEAMASMAPKEVKVKFNGSITRIQMEQGPATITILQDVVSNLGLILIDVPVAQMQLAVKRTKEDNDKEKATAPKFSDFKATGEKKVIATYNAEKYTYKDDKGGTYELWATTDVELPAGFAGESFKDVKGSLVKFTHFQQGMKQTLTVKEIKEEKNGPYKLDVPSGYEVKTMEEIMAMQGGGGE, from the coding sequence ATGTTTAAATCTATGAAAACTGGCGTTTTGGCCGCAATTTTAATTAGCACAGCAATTTACGCTCACGCACAAAAGAAAATTTCTGAAGGTTCTGTTACATATACAGTAGAATATGCGCCAACTGCAGAACAAGAAGCTATGGCCAGCATGGCACCAAAAGAAGTTAAAGTAAAATTTAATGGCAGTATTACAAGAATTCAAATGGAACAAGGTCCTGCTACCATTACAATTTTGCAAGATGTTGTTTCAAATTTAGGTCTAATTTTAATCGATGTTCCTGTTGCTCAAATGCAATTGGCGGTTAAACGTACTAAAGAAGATAATGATAAAGAAAAAGCTACTGCTCCAAAGTTTAGTGATTTTAAAGCAACTGGTGAGAAAAAAGTAATTGCTACTTATAACGCTGAAAAATACACTTACAAAGACGACAAAGGAGGTACTTATGAGTTATGGGCTACAACAGACGTTGAATTACCTGCTGGGTTTGCTGGTGAAAGTTTTAAAGACGTTAAAGGTTCCTTGGTAAAATTCACTCACTTTCAACAAGGAATGAAACAAACTTTAACTGTTAAAGAGATTAAAGAAGAAAAAAACGGCCCATATAAATTAGATGTTCCTAGTGGTTATGAAGTAAAAACCATGGAGGAAATCATGGCTATGCAAGGTGGTGGTGGCGAATAA
- a CDS encoding enoyl-CoA hydratase/isomerase family protein, with translation MSEELVLYAVKDRIASITLNRVEKRNALNPDLVNQLTDNLQKAAEDENVKVIILKANGSVFSAGADLAYLQQLQQNTYEENLADSNNLKKLFTTICYSPKVVIAQIEGHAIAGGCGLATVCDIIFAVPEANLGYTEVKLGFVPAIVSCFLMRKTSETIAKRLLLTGELFTAEEALQYNLITFVTKKEDIAQKVNDFALDLCNSASANALMVTKQLINQTTYPLLEKSLELAVQINARVRESDDFKKGVSSFLNKEKTKW, from the coding sequence ATGAGTGAAGAACTTGTTTTATATGCAGTGAAAGACAGAATTGCCAGTATTACACTTAACCGTGTAGAAAAGCGCAATGCATTAAATCCTGATTTAGTAAATCAATTAACAGACAACTTACAAAAGGCCGCGGAAGACGAAAACGTCAAGGTTATCATTTTGAAAGCCAACGGAAGCGTTTTTAGCGCAGGGGCAGACTTAGCTTATTTACAACAATTACAACAAAACACTTACGAAGAAAATTTAGCTGACTCAAACAATCTAAAAAAGCTTTTTACAACCATTTGTTATTCACCAAAAGTTGTAATAGCGCAAATAGAAGGTCACGCAATTGCTGGCGGATGCGGGCTGGCCACGGTTTGTGACATTATATTTGCTGTGCCTGAAGCCAATTTAGGCTATACAGAAGTTAAACTAGGATTTGTACCTGCCATTGTTTCTTGTTTTTTAATGAGAAAAACAAGTGAAACTATTGCAAAGCGATTATTATTAACTGGCGAATTATTCACAGCAGAAGAAGCGTTGCAATATAATTTGATAACTTTTGTAACAAAAAAAGAAGATATTGCTCAAAAGGTTAATGATTTTGCACTAGATTTGTGTAATAGCGCCTCCGCAAATGCATTAATGGTAACCAAGCAGTTAATTAACCAAACTACTTACCCATTATTAGAAAAAAGTTTGGAGTTGGCTGTTCAAATCAACGCAAGAGTTAGAGAAAGTGATGATTTTAAAAAAGGCGTTTCTTCCTTTCTCAACAAAGAAAAAACTAAATGGTAA
- a CDS encoding ComEC/Rec2 family competence protein, with the protein MTFKSEIVFVRILFPFIAGIVCAYLFGKGSLITTCLIATALLLSYLFFINLFYKKIKAYNFKGATGVVFYIFCFALGGLLCLLNTQSFRKDYYANQSYDYLKVWVNGEPQLTNNILRFEVEVSSVYQNNKPKFATGKLLIALKIDSLRPVKLNYGDELIIASKYLPIEPSYNPAEFDFKAWLSSKNIYQQTFINQDHLVNLKTSTGNPIIKYAIEERKKQVEIYRHFIKNDEAFAVASTLVLGYRADLSKETLAAYSKTGTIHALSVSGSHIAIIFFLLNSMLSFLDRKKFLMIFKLFFICTLIWYYSLLTGFSSSVLRSAIMITIFILAKAFNRNSNNYNILAFTAFTLLVYNPFFIWDVGFQLSFISVFGLIYLQPKIYKWIYVKNKWLDKIWSAVALSLAAQLATFPLSVYYFHQFPMYFILGNLFILLPLIAMMYLGIGILVLRVYFLAPIFEWIITFTNNGLKWIADLPFSGITSIWLSEWQLLLLSLALLLLVYSLVNYRKKLLVTSICLLLIFQSFSAYYKIAAAKQSKILFYSLRKNYAAAFIDADRAILLTDLSPEDKNYQFFVQPALDKMQVVDVLFVNWEQDTIVNSFVKFKKQIKFHQYSILMIDESFNYKKINGLPKFNAVWLHQNPKKDISSLRTETIFSTLLIDATNKDYRIKAYEDGANKFQLQHYTLKKNKAYLINLK; encoded by the coding sequence GTGACATTTAAATCTGAAATAGTTTTTGTTAGGATTTTATTTCCATTCATAGCAGGAATCGTATGTGCTTATTTATTTGGAAAAGGAAGTTTAATCACAACTTGTTTGATAGCTACTGCTCTTCTTCTATCCTATCTCTTTTTCATAAATCTATTCTATAAAAAGATAAAAGCCTACAATTTTAAAGGTGCTACTGGTGTGGTGTTTTATATTTTTTGTTTCGCCCTTGGCGGATTATTGTGCCTATTAAATACGCAGTCTTTTAGAAAGGATTATTATGCTAATCAATCTTATGATTATTTAAAAGTTTGGGTTAATGGCGAGCCTCAACTAACCAATAACATTTTACGCTTTGAGGTTGAAGTTAGTAGCGTCTATCAAAACAATAAACCAAAATTTGCGACTGGAAAATTGTTAATTGCACTAAAAATTGATAGCCTTCGACCTGTTAAATTGAATTACGGAGATGAGTTAATTATCGCTAGTAAATATTTGCCAATAGAGCCATCCTATAATCCTGCAGAATTTGATTTTAAAGCTTGGTTATCTTCAAAAAACATCTATCAACAGACTTTTATTAACCAAGACCATTTAGTTAACTTGAAAACATCTACGGGAAATCCAATCATAAAGTACGCCATTGAAGAGCGTAAAAAACAGGTCGAGATATATAGGCACTTTATTAAAAATGATGAGGCTTTTGCCGTTGCTTCAACCTTGGTTTTAGGTTATAGAGCAGATTTAAGTAAAGAAACTTTAGCTGCATATAGCAAAACAGGAACAATTCACGCCCTTTCAGTTTCTGGTTCACATATAGCCATCATATTTTTTCTATTAAACTCAATGTTGTCGTTTTTAGATAGAAAGAAGTTCTTAATGATTTTTAAGCTATTTTTTATCTGTACACTCATTTGGTATTATTCATTATTGACTGGCTTTTCATCTTCAGTATTGCGCTCGGCAATAATGATAACGATTTTCATCTTGGCGAAGGCATTTAATAGAAACAGCAATAATTACAACATTCTTGCTTTTACTGCATTTACATTATTAGTTTACAACCCATTTTTTATTTGGGATGTAGGTTTTCAGCTCTCCTTTATTTCAGTTTTTGGACTCATATATCTTCAACCGAAAATCTACAAATGGATTTACGTTAAAAACAAATGGTTAGATAAAATATGGTCGGCAGTTGCCTTGAGTTTAGCTGCCCAACTCGCTACATTTCCTTTAAGCGTATATTATTTCCATCAGTTTCCGATGTATTTCATCTTAGGAAATCTATTCATTTTATTGCCATTAATTGCAATGATGTATTTAGGGATAGGGATTTTAGTTTTAAGAGTTTACTTTTTAGCTCCCATTTTTGAATGGATAATCACCTTTACTAACAATGGCTTAAAATGGATAGCGGATTTACCTTTCTCTGGGATTACCTCCATTTGGCTAAGTGAGTGGCAACTGCTGTTATTAAGTTTAGCGTTATTATTACTCGTATATTCCCTAGTCAACTATCGTAAAAAGCTCCTAGTTACTTCAATTTGTCTGCTGCTTATTTTCCAATCTTTTTCTGCCTACTATAAAATAGCAGCAGCTAAACAAAGTAAAATCTTATTTTATAGTTTGAGAAAAAATTATGCAGCTGCCTTTATAGACGCAGATAGAGCTATTTTATTAACCGACTTATCTCCAGAGGATAAAAACTATCAATTCTTTGTGCAGCCAGCATTAGATAAAATGCAAGTTGTAGATGTGTTATTTGTTAACTGGGAACAGGACACTATTGTTAACTCATTCGTTAAATTCAAGAAACAAATTAAGTTTCATCAATATAGCATACTGATGATAGATGAAAGCTTCAATTACAAAAAGATTAATGGGCTACCCAAGTTTAATGCGGTATGGCTTCATCAAAATCCTAAGAAAGACATTTCAAGCCTAAGAACAGAAACTATTTTTTCAACACTGTTAATTGATGCGACTAATAAGGATTATAGAATCAAGGCTTATGAAGATGGAGCAAATAAATTTCAATTACAACATTATACTTTAAAGAAAAATAAGGCATATTTGATTAACCTAAAGTAA
- a CDS encoding helix-hairpin-helix domain-containing protein: MRFKILIILLFMGAAAKAQTQEDNLIKDLIESLAENLPEDYDLSELEDRLVFFKKHPINLNNTNAEELKSLFFLSPLQISNLFTHIKENGKLIDLLELQSIADFDLITIQRLLPFVTLRQSDLVDKINYRNISTLGDNDLVLRFGRVIEKLKGFTDLPGSRYLGTQERFLFRYKYNYSNRISASLIFEKDAGEKFIRGDKQLLFDYQSAHVGIYNAGRFKKIIVGDYTLQFGQGLTLWSGFSFGKAPDVASVAKKDVGLKAYTSANEFSFLRGLATTVNIKKYIDFTPFVSFRNLDGSLSLNSNDDEVLATVNETGLHRTATEIKNKNSISQKIFGGVIQYQKDNLSIGAIAYHSMYSNEFITGTQSYRHYSFTEKKLTNIGLHYNYSFKNIYFFGEGGKSLNGGLAYLNGALVSLSSKISAVVLHRNYKKDYHNFFNQATAEASEAFNEKGFYAGLNITPVKAWNISFYADYFKFPWLKFRIDAPSDGYEILGQVTYTPTKTFKAFVRYKSELKQQNTDLEVPINYLDNVKKESYRGDVSWQLNKSWSFQNRLEISQFKKGIVKAEFGYMVYQDVDYSPTLSKISGNFRVAYFNTPSYNSRIYAYEDDVLYNFSFGMYSGKGFRNYINLKYKIIKHLDVWARCAMFLYKDVETVGSGLDEIKGNKKTDVKLQIRYQF, from the coding sequence ATGCGTTTTAAAATCTTAATCATTTTGCTGTTTATGGGGGCTGCGGCAAAAGCGCAAACACAAGAAGATAATCTGATTAAAGACTTGATTGAAAGTTTAGCCGAAAATTTACCAGAAGATTATGATTTATCTGAATTAGAAGATAGATTGGTTTTCTTTAAAAAGCATCCAATAAATCTTAACAATACAAATGCTGAAGAATTAAAAAGTTTGTTTTTCTTGTCTCCACTTCAAATCAGCAATCTTTTCACACATATTAAAGAAAATGGAAAACTAATAGATTTATTAGAGTTACAGAGCATAGCAGATTTCGACCTTATAACTATTCAACGGTTATTACCTTTTGTAACATTAAGGCAGTCAGATTTAGTAGATAAGATAAATTACAGAAACATATCTACGCTTGGGGATAATGATTTAGTGTTGCGTTTTGGAAGAGTGATAGAAAAATTAAAAGGCTTTACCGATTTACCCGGCAGTAGATATTTAGGCACTCAAGAACGTTTTTTATTTAGATATAAATACAATTATTCAAATAGAATCTCAGCATCGCTGATATTTGAAAAGGATGCTGGTGAGAAATTTATTAGGGGAGACAAACAATTACTATTCGACTATCAATCTGCCCATGTTGGTATCTACAACGCAGGGCGATTTAAGAAAATCATAGTTGGAGATTACACTTTACAATTTGGACAAGGCTTAACACTTTGGTCGGGCTTTTCTTTTGGCAAGGCGCCAGATGTGGCTAGTGTAGCTAAAAAGGATGTCGGTTTAAAAGCTTATACATCTGCTAACGAATTTTCTTTTTTAAGAGGATTAGCCACAACAGTGAATATTAAAAAGTATATCGATTTTACGCCATTTGTTTCCTTTAGAAATTTAGATGGAAGTTTAAGTTTAAACAGCAATGATGATGAGGTCTTAGCAACGGTTAACGAAACTGGTTTACACAGAACGGCAACTGAAATAAAGAATAAAAACAGTATTTCCCAGAAGATATTTGGTGGGGTTATACAATACCAAAAGGACAATTTAAGCATCGGTGCAATTGCTTATCATTCTATGTACAGCAACGAATTTATCACTGGAACGCAATCTTACAGGCACTATAGTTTTACAGAGAAAAAGCTGACGAACATAGGCTTGCATTATAATTACAGCTTTAAAAACATTTACTTTTTTGGAGAAGGTGGAAAAAGCTTAAACGGTGGCCTAGCATATTTAAATGGAGCTTTAGTTAGTTTATCTTCAAAAATATCAGCTGTTGTGCTACATAGAAACTATAAAAAGGACTACCATAACTTTTTTAATCAGGCAACTGCCGAAGCAAGTGAAGCTTTTAACGAAAAAGGCTTTTATGCAGGCTTAAATATTACTCCTGTAAAGGCTTGGAACATATCATTTTATGCAGATTACTTTAAATTTCCTTGGTTAAAATTCAGGATTGATGCCCCATCAGATGGTTATGAAATTTTAGGTCAAGTTACTTACACACCCACAAAAACTTTTAAGGCATTTGTGAGATATAAGTCTGAGTTGAAACAACAAAATACAGATTTAGAGGTGCCCATAAATTATTTAGATAATGTAAAGAAGGAATCTTATAGAGGTGATGTGAGCTGGCAACTCAACAAATCTTGGAGTTTTCAAAATAGACTGGAAATATCTCAATTTAAAAAAGGAATTGTAAAAGCTGAGTTTGGTTACATGGTTTATCAAGATGTAGACTATTCGCCAACCTTATCAAAAATCTCTGGCAATTTTAGAGTCGCCTATTTCAATACACCATCTTACAATAGCAGAATTTATGCTTACGAGGACGATGTACTCTACAACTTCAGTTTCGGAATGTATAGTGGTAAAGGGTTTAGAAATTACATCAATCTTAAATATAAAATCATAAAACATTTAGATGTTTGGGCTCGATGTGCAATGTTTTTATACAAAGATGTGGAAACTGTTGGGTCGGGTTTAGACGAGATAAAAGGGAATAAAAAAACTGATGTAAAACTTCAAATCCGTTATCAATTCTAA